GGTGTGCGTGAGGAACAGCATCCACACGATGCCCGCGAGCGCGCCGGGCAACGCGGTGATGATGATGAACGGATCGAGCCACGACTGGAAATTCACCACGATCAGCAGATACACCAGCAGGATCGCGAACACGAGGCCGGCGAACAGGCCCGAGAACGAATCGTTCATGGTCTGCACCTGGCCGCGTACCTCGATGGTCGAGGTTTTGGGGAGATCGGCTTTGGCGTCGTCGATGATCTTGCGGATGTCGTCCGATACGCCGCCGAGATCGCGGCCATCCGCGGTGCCGTAAATGTCGATGGTGGTCTGCGCGTTGTAGTGGTTCAGCGTCGCGTTGCCGGCCTCGCGTTTCATGGTGGCGAGCGAGCCGAGAATATTGCTGCGGCCGTTCGCGTTCAGCGGAATGTTGGCGAGCGATTGCAGCGAATCGATCGTGTATTGCGGCGCTTCCGTGATCACGTTGTAGCTCACGCCGTTGCGCGGATTGAGCCAGAACGTCGGCGTGGTCTGCTGGCTGCCCGACAGCGTGATCAGCAGATTGCTCGCGATATCGCGCTGCGAGAAGCCGGCCTGCTGCGCGCGCGTGCGGTCCACGTCGATGAAGATACGCGGCAGGTCGGCGGGCTGCTGGATGCGCGCGTCGACGAGTCCCGGCACCTTGCGCAGACGGTTCAGCAGATTCGCGGCGAACACGCGGTTGCCCGCGACGTCACGGCCGACAATCTGGATATCGATCGGCGACGGCATGCCGAAGTTGAGCGTTTGACTGACGATGTCCGCCGGAAGAAAGGCGAACTGCACGCCGGGGAATTCGTCGGTGAGCGTGCGCCGCAGCGTGCGAACGTAGTCCGCGCTCGGATGGTGATCGGGATTGAGCGTGATCAGCACGTCCGCGTCCGAGGTGCCGATCGTGCCGGTGTTGCTATACGACAGGTTGATGCCCGACACCGGCAGGCCGATGTTGTCGATGATCGAATGCAGCTCGTCCTTCGGGATCAACTGGCGGATACGCGTGTCGACGCGATCGGTGACGACCGCGGTTTCCTCGACGCGCATGCCGGTTTTCGCGCGCAGATGCAACGCGATGGTGCCCGCATCGACGGCGGGAAAGAAGTCGCGGCCGAGGAACGGCATCAATAGCATCGACGCGCCGCAGCACACGAGGAACAGCGTCACGAATAAACCCGGCCGCGCGACCCGTGCTTCGAGAAACACGCGATAGCGCTCGCGAAACCGCGCGAAGCCGCCTTCGAACGCGTAGTGCACACGCATGAACGGATTGCGCGTCTGCGCCGGCGCGTGATGCGAGTCCGCCGGCTTGTGATGGTGACGCAGCAGATATTTCGCGAGCGTCGGCACGAGCGTCCGCGAGAAGAAGTACGACGCGAGCATCGCGAACACCACCGCTTCGGCGAGCGGAATGAACAGGTAATGCGCGACGCCCGTCAGCAGAAACATCGGCACGAACACGATGCAGATGGACAGCGTGGACACCAGCGTCGGAATCGCGATCTGATGCGCGCCGTCGAGAATCGCCTGCTCCAGCGTCTTGCCCTGTTCCAGCTGATGGCTGATGTTCTCGATCGCGACCGTGGCGTCGTCCACCAGAATGCCGACCGCGAGCGCGAGCCCGCCGAGCGTCATGATGTTGATGGTTTCGCCGAGCATCGAGAGGGCGATGATCGAGGTGATCATCGACAGCGGAATCGACACGGCGATGATCAGCGTCGCGCGCCAGTTGCCGAGGAACAGCAGGATCATCAAGCCGGTCAGGCACGCGGCGATCAGCGCCTCGCGCAGCACGCCCTGCACCGAGGCGCGCACGAACAGCGATTGATCGGCGACGGGGTCGATGTTCAGCGACGCGGGCACCAGATTGCGCAGCGTCGGCATCATCTTCTTGATGCGGTCGACGATTTCCAGCGTGGACGTATTGCCGCTTTTGTTGATGGTCAGCAACGCGGCGCGCTGGCCGTTCACGCGCACGATATTGGTCTGCGGCTGGAAACCGTCGCGCACATGCGCGACGTCGCGGATGTACACGGTACCGTTGGCGGTGGATTTGATCGGGATGTTGTTCAGCCCCGCGAGCGAATCGGGACTGCCGTTCATTTCCACCGAGTACTCGGTCGAACCGATTTTCGCGGTGCCCGACGGCAGGATCAGGTTCTGAGCGCTGACCGCGTTGACCACGTCCATTGGCGACAGATTGCGCTCCTGCAGCTTGCGCGAGTCGATATCGACCATGATCTGGCGCTGCTTGCCGCCGTACGGCAAGGGCGCGGACGCGCCGGGCACGGTGGCGAGCTGCGTCTTCAGGAAGTTGTTGCCGAAGTCGTACAGCTCCTGCTCGGTGAGCGAATCGGACGACAGCGCGAGCCGCAGGATCGGCACCGTCGACGCGTTGTAGCGCAGGATGTTCGGCGGCGTGATGCCGGGCGGCAGCGAGCGCAATTGCGTCTGCGACAGCGCGGTGACCTCGGCCAGCGCTTCGTCGATGTTCGCATGCGGCTGGAAAAAGAGCTTGATGACGGCGATGCCGTTCAGCGACGTCGATTCCGTGTGCTCGATATCGTTGACCGCCACCGACAGGCCGCGCTCGTAGTTCAGCACGATGCGCTTTTCCATCTCGTCGGCGGGCAGGCCGTTATACGACCAGATCACCGACAGCACGGGAATGTCGATATTGGGGAAGATGTCGGTCGGCGTGCGCAGAATCGTCAACGGGCCGACGATCAGCAACAGCAGCGCCAGCACGACGAAGGTATAAGGGCGCCGCAGCGCGAGGCGAACGATCCACATGGTCAGCGCCGCCGCTCGAACCGGACGCGGCGCGCCACGCCGCGCATGCAGGCCACGCGGCGGGCGCACTGCGCGCAGTGGCGCAAGCCGTCATGCGCGCCGACGCTTCGCACGCCCCGATTCAGCGGATCATTGTGTGGATGCACGTTTTTGATATCTCCCCCCGGCTGGGTTTATGATGGTCTCGTTACGACGCGCTACGCTGTGCATCATCGGTCCGGCGCGGCGTAATGGGAATAGGGCGAAACGACGGGTAAACAGCCCTGATTTCGCGCTTTCCATGGCCCCGCAAAACGGGAACAATGACTCGAACCTCTCACGCGTCTGACGCGCAAGAATTTGGGTGCGTACGCAACGTTATCGGCGGGGCGGCGTTTTTATTTACCTTGACCGGCGTGAATTGACAAAGCCGGCTATGGGAGAACGGGGAAACATCATGCAAATCGGTTCCATTGTCCGATCGGTGCATATCGCCGTGCCGCAGGGCGCGCGCGGAATCGTCATGCGCATTCTCGGCGACATGGCCATGGTGGCGTGGTATGCCGGCGAGCCCGGCACGTCCAAACATCTGAACACTGAACCCTTTTTCCTCGAAGACTTGATCGACACGGGCGAGCAGGTCCGTCCGTCGAGCGCGCAGATTCATTGACGTGGGGCGAGCCGGGCTCGCTTGCAACTTGTAAGGCGCGCGTGTCACACGCGCGTCGTCTTCGTGGCGCATCGTGAAGCACGGTGCGCGGCGTGCTCGTCTTTGACGGCGGCGCGGCGCACAATGCGGGCATGAACGACGACACTCTCAACTCCCAGGACGGCACGAACCGTGCCGTACCCTTCGCCCGGCTCACGCCGGAAACCGTGCTCGACGCGCTCGACGGCGTGCTCGCCACGGTCGGCGTGCGCACCGACGGCCGCATGCTGCCGCTGAACAGCTACGAAAACCGCGTGTATCAGATCGGCGTGGAAGACGGGCCGCCGGTCGTCGCCAAGTTCTATCGTCCGGAGCGTTGGAGCGACGCGGCGATTCTCGAGGAACACGCGTTTGTCGCGGAGCTTGCCGCGCGCGAAATTCCAGCCGTGCCCGCTCGCGCATTCGAAGGCCGCACGCTGCATAGCTTCGACGGTTTCCGTTTTTCGATCTTCGAGCGTCGTGGCGGCCGCGCGCCGGATCTGGACCGGCGCGATACGCTCGAATGGCTCGGGCGTTTCATCGGCCGCATTCACGCGGTCGGGCAGACGCAGCGATACAACGAACGTCCCACGCTCGACATTCAGACCTTCGGCTACGAGCCGCGTGATTTTCTGCTCGCCCAGCGCTTCGTGCCGGACGATGTACGCATCGCATGGGAAGCCGTGGTCAACCTCGCGCTCGAAGGTGTCGAGCAGGCGTTCGAGCGCGCGGGCGAGATTCGTTTGCTGCGCATGCATGGGGATTGCCATCCGAGCAACGTTCTGTGGACCGACGCGGGTCCGCATTTCGTCGACTTCGACGATAGCCGCATGGGGCCCGCGATTCAGGATTTGTGGTTGCTGCTGCCGGGCGATCGCGTGGAGGCGTCGCGCGCGTTGGCGGACCTGCTCGCCGGTTACGAAGACTTCTGCGACTTCGAGCCGCGCGAACTGCACCTCGTGGAAGCGTTGCGCACGCTGCGGTTGATTCACTATCAGGCGTGGCTCGCGCGTCGCTGGGACGACCCGGCGTTTCCGGCGGCCTTTCCGTGGTTCAACACGCAGCGCTATTGGGAAGACCGCATTCTCGAGTTGCGCGAGCAACTCGGCGCGATACAGGAAGGGCCGCTCTGGCCGGTGTGAGCGCGATCGTTTTCGTGAGCGGCTTGCATGTTCACAGCACGTTCACGTTCACGCTCAGATTCACGTGACCGCCTAGAAACGACATGGCGTTCGCCAGCCCATCAAGGCGCTTGCGACGCCACGCTCGACGATTCCACCAGCGTCGATTTGACGATCACCTCGGCGCGCACGTCGCGGCCGATCGCTTCCATCGCGGGACGCATGCGCGCGAAGTCGTCGGGCGTGCAGACGTCGCTGTCGAAGTGCGTGGCGCCGTCGCGCGACATCGTCACGACGTTGCGGGCCGGATCGAACGCGTACTGCGACTGGAAGTCGACGAAGCGGTCCTGTGTGCGTTTCGCCTCCGGCATGTCGAGCACGTGGAAATTCGCCGGCAGCTCGATGCGCGCGTGTTCGTGCAGCGTGAGGTTGTGGCACACGAACGGCTGCGTGCGCTGACGCTCGCCGAGCCAGTAGCGCGTGTCGGCCTCGAAGCCGCCCGCGAGGCTCGTCAGCGCGGGGATCGATGCCGCCGCGCCCGGCACGACCAGACTCTCCAGCGTGCCCTTCATCGTGATGGTGAGCGGACCGCCGGCGACGTCGAGGTCGCTGGTGGTGAGCGTGGCCGTGCCGCGCAGATTCGCGCTGCGCAACTCGGCCTGGATCGACTCCTCGCGTTGCGCGGGAGTCTGCGTGCGCAACATCGCGCGCGCCTGTTCGGCGGACGCGCCGGCGGCTTCGAGGCGATACGTGAAGCTTGCCGAACCGTCTGCTTCGAGCTTGATCGACAGATCGCTGCTGCGTGTCATCAGCGCGGTGGCGGGCGTATTGGCGAGCACGCCTTCGCCGACCAGCACCGTCGGCCGGTTCATATCCGATGACGGCAGGAAGCCGAACTCCACGTTCGACGCGGTCGAGTCCGCGTACTGCTGCAACTCCGGCAGCCACGTGATCACGTGATTGATGACGCCATAGCCCGGCACGTCGGGCAGCGTGTAGATCGAGCCGTTGCTGATCAGCGCGGGCTCGTTGCGCACGCCGACGGCGTCGAGCAGCGCGCCGTACAACGCGACGTGGTCCTTGCAGTCGCCATAGCGGTTCGCGAGGATTTCGCTCGCGCTGTGCGGCACGACCGCGCCGCGTCCAACGTTGATCGCCACGTAGCGGATGCTCCGGCGCACCCAGTCGTACAGCGTCCTGGCCTTGTCGCGCGTGGTGTGGTCGTGCGCGGTGAGTTGCTGCGCGAGACGCGTGACGGTGGCGTCGCGCGCGCTCGGGTCCGCGGCGGACTCGCGGTACGTCGCGGCGAACGCGGCGTAATTCGGAAACGTGGAGACCATCAGCCGGTCGCCGTACGACACATACGCAATCGAACCACGCTCCAGGCGGCTGAAATGCG
The sequence above is a segment of the Paraburkholderia sp. D15 genome. Coding sequences within it:
- a CDS encoding efflux RND transporter permease subunit; protein product: MWIVRLALRRPYTFVVLALLLLIVGPLTILRTPTDIFPNIDIPVLSVIWSYNGLPADEMEKRIVLNYERGLSVAVNDIEHTESTSLNGIAVIKLFFQPHANIDEALAEVTALSQTQLRSLPPGITPPNILRYNASTVPILRLALSSDSLTEQELYDFGNNFLKTQLATVPGASAPLPYGGKQRQIMVDIDSRKLQERNLSPMDVVNAVSAQNLILPSGTAKIGSTEYSVEMNGSPDSLAGLNNIPIKSTANGTVYIRDVAHVRDGFQPQTNIVRVNGQRAALLTINKSGNTSTLEIVDRIKKMMPTLRNLVPASLNIDPVADQSLFVRASVQGVLREALIAACLTGLMILLFLGNWRATLIIAVSIPLSMITSIIALSMLGETINIMTLGGLALAVGILVDDATVAIENISHQLEQGKTLEQAILDGAHQIAIPTLVSTLSICIVFVPMFLLTGVAHYLFIPLAEAVVFAMLASYFFSRTLVPTLAKYLLRHHHKPADSHHAPAQTRNPFMRVHYAFEGGFARFRERYRVFLEARVARPGLFVTLFLVCCGASMLLMPFLGRDFFPAVDAGTIALHLRAKTGMRVEETAVVTDRVDTRIRQLIPKDELHSIIDNIGLPVSGINLSYSNTGTIGTSDADVLITLNPDHHPSADYVRTLRRTLTDEFPGVQFAFLPADIVSQTLNFGMPSPIDIQIVGRDVAGNRVFAANLLNRLRKVPGLVDARIQQPADLPRIFIDVDRTRAQQAGFSQRDIASNLLITLSGSQQTTPTFWLNPRNGVSYNVITEAPQYTIDSLQSLANIPLNANGRSNILGSLATMKREAGNATLNHYNAQTTIDIYGTADGRDLGGVSDDIRKIIDDAKADLPKTSTIEVRGQVQTMNDSFSGLFAGLVFAILLVYLLIVVNFQSWLDPFIIITALPGALAGIVWMLFLTHTTLSIPALTGAIMCIGIATANSILVISFARERLLEHGDATRAAIEAGFTRFRPVLMTALAMVIGMVPMAIGLGEGGEQNAPLGRAVIGGLTIGTLATLIFVPVVFSMIYRRLAARRLRSAEHVVQKP
- a CDS encoding serine/threonine protein kinase: MNDDTLNSQDGTNRAVPFARLTPETVLDALDGVLATVGVRTDGRMLPLNSYENRVYQIGVEDGPPVVAKFYRPERWSDAAILEEHAFVAELAAREIPAVPARAFEGRTLHSFDGFRFSIFERRGGRAPDLDRRDTLEWLGRFIGRIHAVGQTQRYNERPTLDIQTFGYEPRDFLLAQRFVPDDVRIAWEAVVNLALEGVEQAFERAGEIRLLRMHGDCHPSNVLWTDAGPHFVDFDDSRMGPAIQDLWLLLPGDRVEASRALADLLAGYEDFCDFEPRELHLVEALRTLRLIHYQAWLARRWDDPAFPAAFPWFNTQRYWEDRILELREQLGAIQEGPLWPV
- a CDS encoding DUF3857 and transglutaminase domain-containing protein, with the protein product MRFSSVVYLVLASAGWLAGVHGASASIPVKLDDPYTNEGETQTFTVNADGSFSKLDTMTLRVNNEAGVARVAQQYVWFNRNMADVQILEAYTQTADGVRHDVQSEQIRDVQEARSFDAPMFQDIQEKVIVFPAVEPGARVHLTYRKTQKQPIVPGQFSDFTPPDLAPTHNFRLIYDLPADKPLYADARGFTALQPVTRDGRTRYEYRYDKAHFSRLERGSIAYVSYGDRLMVSTFPNYAAFAATYRESAADPSARDATVTRLAQQLTAHDHTTRDKARTLYDWVRRSIRYVAINVGRGAVVPHSASEILANRYGDCKDHVALYGALLDAVGVRNEPALISNGSIYTLPDVPGYGVINHVITWLPELQQYADSTASNVEFGFLPSSDMNRPTVLVGEGVLANTPATALMTRSSDLSIKLEADGSASFTYRLEAAGASAEQARAMLRTQTPAQREESIQAELRSANLRGTATLTTSDLDVAGGPLTITMKGTLESLVVPGAAASIPALTSLAGGFEADTRYWLGERQRTQPFVCHNLTLHEHARIELPANFHVLDMPEAKRTQDRFVDFQSQYAFDPARNVVTMSRDGATHFDSDVCTPDDFARMRPAMEAIGRDVRAEVIVKSTLVESSSVASQAP